The Bacillus sp. Y1 genome has a window encoding:
- the secDF gene encoding protein translocase subunit SecDF — MVKRSRIVAFLLLLLLFASTIGTTTNSILKNIKLGLDLQGGFEVLYEVEPAKKGQEIDQEVLNSTVEALDNRINVLGVSEPIIQIEGDNRIRVQLAGVSDQDQAREILSTEANLTFRNANDEIMMDGSDLVEGGAKQTFDENNQPSISLQLKSADKFREVTQEIVGMAPQNQLIIWLDFEEGKDSYQAELAKEEPKFLSNPNVNQVFNQDTVSIVGDFELEEAKTLASLLNAGALPVKLTEVYSTSVGAQFGEEALNETVFAGIVGISIIFLFMLVFYRFPGFIAVITLSLYIYLILLIFDWMNGVLTLPGIAALILGVGMAVDANIITYERIKEELKVGRTVKSAYEVGSKGAFWTIFDSNITTIIAAGVLFAYGTSSVKGFATMLIISILGSFITAVFASRLLLGLWVKSGFLDQRPTWFGVRKKDMKDISEGYDAIDLPTRFDRWDFVKNHKIIFTISGVLFSVGLVVLILFKLNLGIDFASGTRVEVPSDKPIETEQLKQEFAKFDLEAENIVMSGDNNDVAVVRFLGVLPKEEIAELKAHFKELYGSEPNISTVSPVVGKELAKNAMIAVAIASIGIILYVSVRFEWRMALAAIVALLHDVFFIIVLFSFTRLEVDLTFIAAVLTIVGYSINDTIVTFDRMRENLAKKKRIKAYDELADVVNSSLRQTLGRSVNTVLTVVIAVVALLMFGSASILNFSLALLIGLVVGVYSSIFIAAQLWLVMKAKELKQKGVLITEKVKRERTDEPQV; from the coding sequence ATGGTCAAACGCAGTAGAATTGTGGCCTTTTTGTTATTGCTGCTTCTTTTTGCAAGTACAATTGGGACAACTACGAATAGTATTTTAAAAAATATTAAACTAGGTTTGGACCTTCAAGGAGGATTTGAAGTCCTCTACGAAGTGGAACCTGCTAAAAAAGGCCAAGAAATTGACCAAGAAGTTTTAAATAGTACGGTAGAGGCGTTAGATAATCGAATTAACGTGCTAGGGGTAAGTGAGCCGATCATTCAAATTGAAGGTGATAATCGGATTCGTGTTCAGCTTGCCGGTGTATCTGACCAGGACCAAGCTCGTGAAATTCTCTCCACAGAAGCGAATTTAACGTTTCGAAATGCTAATGATGAAATCATGATGGATGGTTCCGATTTAGTTGAGGGTGGTGCCAAGCAAACCTTTGATGAAAACAACCAACCGAGCATCTCTTTGCAGTTAAAGAGTGCGGATAAATTCCGCGAAGTGACACAAGAAATTGTAGGAATGGCTCCGCAGAATCAGTTGATCATCTGGCTTGATTTTGAAGAGGGGAAGGATTCCTATCAAGCTGAGCTTGCTAAAGAAGAACCAAAATTCCTGTCCAATCCAAATGTGAATCAAGTGTTTAATCAAGATACAGTTTCGATTGTAGGGGATTTTGAATTAGAAGAAGCAAAGACGTTAGCTTCCTTGTTAAATGCGGGAGCATTGCCAGTTAAACTTACCGAAGTGTATTCAACTTCTGTTGGCGCTCAGTTCGGGGAAGAAGCATTAAATGAAACGGTGTTTGCTGGAATCGTAGGAATTAGTATCATCTTCTTGTTCATGCTCGTCTTTTATCGTTTCCCTGGATTTATTGCTGTTATTACACTCTCTCTTTATATTTACCTGATTCTCCTGATCTTCGATTGGATGAATGGGGTGTTAACTTTACCAGGAATAGCAGCTCTAATCCTTGGGGTGGGTATGGCTGTAGATGCCAACATCATTACGTATGAGAGAATTAAGGAAGAACTAAAGGTTGGAAGAACGGTTAAGTCGGCGTATGAAGTGGGAAGTAAAGGTGCGTTTTGGACTATTTTTGACTCGAACATAACGACCATTATTGCCGCTGGAGTATTATTTGCCTATGGGACAAGCTCTGTTAAAGGGTTTGCTACGATGTTAATTATCTCGATTTTAGGAAGCTTCATTACTGCTGTTTTCGCATCACGTCTATTGCTTGGTTTGTGGGTGAAAAGTGGTTTCTTAGATCAACGTCCTACTTGGTTTGGTGTAAGAAAGAAAGATATGAAAGATATTTCTGAAGGTTACGACGCTATCGATTTACCTACAAGATTCGATCGATGGGATTTTGTGAAAAATCATAAAATCATCTTTACCATTTCAGGTGTTTTATTCTCAGTCGGACTGGTTGTTCTTATCTTGTTTAAGCTAAATCTAGGAATTGACTTTGCAAGTGGAACGAGGGTGGAAGTACCGTCAGATAAGCCAATTGAAACCGAACAGTTAAAACAAGAATTTGCGAAATTTGATCTTGAAGCTGAAAATATTGTCATGTCTGGAGACAATAACGACGTTGCTGTGGTTCGCTTTTTAGGCGTATTACCAAAAGAAGAAATTGCTGAGCTTAAAGCGCATTTTAAAGAATTGTACGGTTCAGAACCGAATATCAGCACGGTTTCCCCAGTGGTTGGAAAAGAGTTAGCTAAAAATGCAATGATTGCTGTAGCCATAGCATCCATAGGAATTATTCTTTATGTATCGGTTCGTTTTGAGTGGAGAATGGCGCTTGCTGCAATTGTTGCCCTCTTACATGATGTTTTCTTCATTATTGTTTTGTTTAGTTTTACGAGACTAGAGGTAGATTTGACATTTATTGCAGCCGTCTTAACTATTGTCGGTTACTCAATCAATGACACAATCGTAACATTTGACCGAATGAGAGAAAACTTGGCTAAGAAAAAGAGAATTAAAGCATATGACGAACTTGCTGATGTTGTAAATAGTAGTTTACGTCAAACTTTAGGAAGATCAGTAAATACAGTCTTAACCGTAGTTATTGCCGTTGTTGCTTTACTGATGTTTGGAAGTGCCTCCATTCTTAATTTCTCATTAGCATTGCTCATTGGATTAGTTGTTGGTGTATACTCTTCTATTTTTATCGCTGCTCAACTATGGCTAGTGATGAAAGCAAAAGAACTAAAGCAAAAGGGAGTTCTAATTACTGAAAAAGTAAAAAGAGAAAGAACAGACGAGCCGCAGGTTTAA
- a CDS encoding post-transcriptional regulator: MEIGHNYDRFRKEVHPALISKMEEFSLLGYGTISQDSLWEFLSKKKWRKPKEDVKIYEVVSDILSVNVGEYMNYATVEAFKSDEFSLANDEERRELLK; encoded by the coding sequence ATGGAAATCGGCCATAATTACGATCGTTTTCGTAAAGAAGTACACCCAGCATTAATTAGTAAGATGGAAGAGTTTTCCCTACTTGGGTATGGGACGATCAGTCAAGATAGTCTTTGGGAGTTCTTGAGTAAGAAGAAGTGGAGAAAGCCGAAGGAGGACGTGAAGATCTATGAGGTGGTCTCAGATATTCTTTCTGTAAATGTAGGAGAATATATGAATTATGCGACTGTTGAAGCATTTAAGTCGGATGAGTTTTCGCTTGCGAATGATGAGGAGAGAAGGGAATTATTGAAATAA